A single region of the Chryseobacterium sp. 6424 genome encodes:
- the ychF gene encoding redox-regulated ATPase YchF, which yields MKCGIVGLPNVGKSTLFNCLSNAKAQSANYPFCTIEPNLGTVSVPDQRLFELEKLVNPERVLPAVVEIVDIAGLVKGASKGEGLGNQFLANIRECEAIIHVLRCFENGNIVHVEGSVDPLRDKEIIDIELQLKDIETIAKAVEKAKKFIKSGKKEDVLTYETLQNLLKFVEDGRNVREFPMDDFSTEIIADIQLLTNKPVLYVCNVDENSIKNGNEWIAKIEEMAKKENAEVVVLAAQIEADINELETFEERQMFLEELGLEEPGVNRLIRKAYDLLKLQTYFTAGVKEVRAWTIGQGWTAPQAAGVIHTDFEKGFIRAEVIGYEDFVNYGSEAKVKEAGKMRVEGKEYIVKDGDVMHFRFNV from the coding sequence ATGAAATGTGGAATCGTAGGTTTGCCGAACGTAGGTAAATCAACCTTATTTAACTGCCTCAGCAACGCCAAAGCACAGTCGGCCAACTATCCTTTCTGTACCATTGAGCCCAATTTGGGTACAGTTTCAGTTCCGGATCAGCGTCTCTTCGAACTCGAAAAACTCGTGAATCCTGAAAGAGTTTTGCCCGCTGTGGTGGAAATTGTTGATATCGCCGGTTTAGTTAAAGGCGCGAGCAAAGGCGAAGGTCTGGGTAACCAGTTTCTTGCAAATATCCGCGAGTGTGAAGCGATCATCCATGTTTTAAGATGTTTTGAAAATGGCAATATCGTACACGTGGAAGGTTCCGTTGATCCGCTGCGCGATAAAGAAATCATCGATATCGAACTTCAACTTAAAGACATCGAAACCATTGCAAAAGCTGTTGAAAAAGCAAAAAAATTCATTAAATCGGGCAAGAAAGAAGATGTGCTGACTTACGAAACGCTTCAGAATCTGCTTAAATTCGTGGAAGACGGGCGAAATGTGCGCGAGTTTCCAATGGATGATTTCAGCACAGAAATCATTGCCGATATTCAGCTTTTGACAAACAAGCCCGTGCTTTACGTTTGTAATGTGGATGAAAACTCAATAAAAAACGGCAACGAGTGGATCGCTAAGATCGAGGAGATGGCGAAAAAAGAGAACGCCGAAGTGGTGGTACTTGCCGCGCAAATCGAAGCGGACATCAACGAGCTTGAAACTTTCGAGGAAAGACAGATGTTCCTTGAAGAACTCGGTCTTGAAGAGCCGGGTGTCAACCGACTCATCAGAAAAGCTTATGACTTGCTGAAACTTCAAACCTATTTCACGGCTGGCGTGAAAGAAGTTCGTGCGTGGACCATCGGGCAGGGCTGGACAGCGCCACAGGCTGCCGGCGTCATCCACACCGATTTCGAGAAAGGCTTTATCCGTGCCGAAGTAATCGGTTACGAAGATTTCGTGAATTACGGTTCCGAAGCCAAAGTAAAAGAAGCCGGAAAGATGCGCGTAGAAGGTAAAGAGTATATCGTGAAGGACGGCGATGTGATGCACTTCAGGTTTAATGTGTAA
- a CDS encoding cation-translocating P-type ATPase translates to MWFTKSVDDTLKELQVNPSTGLTDEEVQKRKSLYGKNRLAAKKRKSVFQIFISQLNDWLIYVLFAAVIITFLMGEYIDSVIIITVILINAGIGVYQEVKAGKAIEALMKMSSPKALVRRNGHTTETDSTELVPGDIVILEAGRIVPADLRLLEAANLQTEESALTGESVPGEKEADAVYHDGATPLGDRRNMAFMSSVVTYGRGIGAVVATGMQTEVGRIAHLINHEETSKTPLEQKLNALGKTLGKMAVGVCAFIFVLSWFQGRDLAEMFLTAVSLAVASIPEGLAAIVAVVLSVGVTAMSKKNAIIRQLPAVETLGSVNVICSDKTGTLTMNKMTVTQIYTTDGLLNVEDHTDGKVSPEAELLAKGMILCSDATLHQGEATGDPTEVALLALGDNIGINRTELANDTRRLNEKAFDSDRKMMSVLIEDKEGHYSVYTKGALGSLKKIVTHIYDEGRNRPITQNDLDQITRTAREMSGQALRTLALAYKPATKDLKPEEMEEDLVFVGLTGMMDPARDEVKPSVQQAKEAGIKTVMITGDHRDTALAIAQELGIAQHSGETITGPELDQLSDEGLKNKVNDYTVYARVSPEHKVKIVRALKAGGHVVSMTGDGVNDAPSLNAADIGVAMGITGTDVAKGAADMILTDDNFSTIVKAIEQGRNIYSNIRKSVIFLLTCNLGEVIVMFLALLLGWASPLIATQLLWINLITDSLPAIALGMDPGDPDVMKEKPRAADESFFSHGAGLHAVLGGMFIGLITLFAYWYGYAELGYSPFDENIPEEVVKNAQTLAFMVLVCAQLFYSLGLRNMKKPLYKMRIFGNRYLIGAILLGVTLQLLVLWVPVLRDAFKLHMLDQKGWIMAIVLGILPLAALELYKIIFVRGR, encoded by the coding sequence ATGTGGTTTACAAAATCTGTTGATGACACCTTGAAAGAACTTCAGGTAAATCCTTCCACCGGTCTGACCGATGAGGAAGTACAGAAGCGCAAATCCCTTTATGGTAAAAACCGGCTTGCGGCTAAGAAGAGAAAATCAGTGTTTCAGATCTTTATCTCCCAGTTGAATGACTGGCTCATATACGTTTTGTTCGCTGCTGTGATCATCACTTTTTTGATGGGCGAATACATAGATTCGGTCATCATCATTACGGTTATTCTCATTAATGCAGGCATCGGTGTCTATCAGGAAGTAAAGGCGGGTAAAGCGATTGAGGCACTGATGAAGATGTCTTCACCAAAAGCACTGGTGCGGAGGAATGGCCACACTACTGAAACCGACAGTACCGAGCTTGTGCCCGGTGATATTGTGATCCTTGAAGCTGGTAGGATAGTGCCGGCGGACCTTCGGCTGCTCGAAGCCGCAAATCTACAGACAGAGGAATCAGCGCTCACCGGAGAGTCCGTGCCAGGCGAAAAAGAAGCAGATGCGGTATATCACGATGGTGCCACCCCCTTGGGAGACCGTAGAAATATGGCTTTCATGTCCTCGGTAGTTACCTACGGCCGTGGTATAGGTGCCGTAGTCGCCACAGGCATGCAAACCGAGGTCGGAAGAATCGCCCATCTTATCAATCATGAAGAAACATCAAAAACGCCGCTCGAACAGAAGCTGAACGCTCTTGGTAAAACACTCGGCAAAATGGCTGTGGGCGTATGTGCGTTCATATTCGTACTATCATGGTTTCAGGGTAGGGATCTGGCAGAAATGTTCCTTACGGCGGTTTCATTAGCGGTCGCTTCAATACCTGAAGGGCTCGCGGCCATTGTCGCTGTAGTACTGTCTGTGGGTGTTACGGCCATGTCGAAAAAGAATGCCATCATCCGTCAACTCCCTGCGGTAGAAACGCTGGGTTCAGTTAATGTCATCTGTTCTGATAAAACCGGTACGCTAACGATGAATAAAATGACGGTCACACAGATCTATACCACAGATGGATTATTAAATGTCGAAGATCATACGGACGGAAAAGTCTCACCCGAAGCAGAGCTTTTAGCCAAAGGCATGATCCTTTGTTCAGATGCAACGCTGCACCAAGGCGAGGCTACCGGTGATCCCACAGAAGTCGCCCTGTTGGCTTTAGGAGACAATATTGGCATTAACCGTACCGAACTTGCAAACGATACACGCAGGTTGAATGAAAAAGCCTTCGACAGTGACCGCAAGATGATGTCGGTACTCATAGAAGATAAAGAGGGGCATTACAGCGTATATACCAAAGGCGCACTTGGCAGCCTGAAAAAAATTGTCACGCATATATACGATGAAGGCCGAAACCGCCCGATTACACAAAACGATCTGGATCAGATCACCCGTACGGCGCGCGAAATGTCAGGCCAGGCGTTACGTACGCTTGCATTGGCATACAAACCGGCTACCAAGGATCTAAAACCCGAAGAAATGGAAGAGGATTTGGTTTTTGTAGGCCTCACCGGGATGATGGACCCTGCTAGGGATGAAGTGAAACCATCGGTGCAGCAGGCTAAGGAAGCCGGCATTAAAACAGTGATGATTACCGGTGACCACCGAGATACTGCCTTGGCTATTGCACAGGAACTTGGGATTGCGCAACACAGCGGCGAAACCATCACTGGGCCGGAACTCGACCAGTTAAGCGATGAAGGGCTGAAAAACAAAGTGAATGATTACACCGTCTATGCCCGCGTGTCCCCTGAACATAAAGTGAAAATTGTTCGGGCGCTGAAAGCCGGTGGGCATGTAGTTTCGATGACCGGTGATGGCGTGAACGACGCACCCTCCCTGAATGCAGCAGATATTGGTGTCGCTATGGGGATTACCGGCACCGACGTGGCCAAGGGAGCAGCCGATATGATCCTTACCGATGATAATTTTTCAACCATCGTAAAGGCGATTGAGCAGGGACGCAATATTTACAGTAATATCCGAAAGTCTGTGATATTTTTGTTAACGTGCAATCTGGGTGAGGTGATTGTGATGTTTTTGGCACTGCTGTTAGGTTGGGCTTCACCGTTGATTGCTACACAATTGCTTTGGATTAACTTGATTACCGATTCGCTGCCGGCCATCGCGTTGGGTATGGACCCCGGCGATCCTGATGTGATGAAAGAAAAACCACGCGCTGCGGACGAAAGTTTTTTTTCGCATGGTGCAGGTCTCCATGCGGTCCTCGGTGGAATGTTTATCGGGCTGATTACGCTTTTTGCATATTGGTATGGCTATGCCGAACTTGGATACAGCCCGTTTGATGAAAACATTCCGGAGGAAGTAGTGAAAAACGCGCAAACACTCGCATTTATGGTGTTGGTATGTGCGCAGTTATTTTATTCATTGGGGCTTCGTAACATGAAAAAGCCACTGTATAAGATGAGGATTTTCGGGAACAGATACCTCATCGGCGCTATCTTGCTTGGCGTAACCCTTCAGTTACTGGTGTTGTGGGTGCCTGTACTCCGTGATGCCTTTAAACTCCACATGCTCGATCAAAAAGGCTGGATAATGGCCATTGTCCTTGGCATTTTACCCCTCGCAGCACTTGAATTATACAAAATAATTTTTGTGCGTGGGAGGTAA
- a CDS encoding YdcH family protein, whose amino-acid sequence MENHHLTQEFPEFESKINALKLNDNNFKKMYVNYEEVNALIQHYEEGEVNHTTDEHLTDLRKKRVHLKDDLYSYLRHN is encoded by the coding sequence ATGGAAAACCACCACCTCACCCAAGAATTTCCGGAGTTCGAAAGCAAAATCAATGCTTTGAAGCTGAATGACAATAACTTTAAGAAGATGTACGTGAATTATGAAGAGGTAAACGCACTCATTCAGCACTACGAAGAAGGCGAAGTAAATCATACCACCGACGAACACCTTACGGACCTGCGCAAAAAACGCGTACACCTGAAGGACGACCTTTACAGTTACCTACGGCATAATTAA
- a CDS encoding DNA-3-methyladenine glycosylase, with amino-acid sequence MTQRLPQNYFRNNNSVYLAQDLLGKTLVRRFEDGREIRSKITETEAYFGADDLASHASKGKTARTELMFGEGGSIYVYLIYGKYWLLNFVTGVAGVPEAVLIRGIEQVTGPGRIGTLLELDRSFYGEDLATSDRLWVENSDLDGVVTTGPRVGVDYAGEIWKNMPWRFMLKPAR; translated from the coding sequence ATGACGCAGCGTTTACCACAAAATTATTTTAGAAATAACAATTCAGTTTATCTCGCGCAGGACCTTCTCGGCAAAACGCTGGTACGCCGCTTCGAAGACGGACGTGAAATACGGTCGAAAATCACGGAAACCGAAGCCTATTTCGGAGCCGATGATCTGGCGAGCCACGCGAGCAAAGGCAAAACTGCACGCACAGAATTGATGTTCGGCGAGGGCGGCAGCATTTATGTATATCTGATCTACGGCAAATACTGGCTGCTGAATTTCGTCACGGGCGTGGCAGGCGTACCGGAAGCTGTACTGATCCGCGGCATCGAGCAGGTCACCGGACCCGGCCGGATAGGAACCCTCCTTGAACTGGACCGCAGTTTTTACGGCGAAGACCTGGCAACATCTGACCGCTTGTGGGTTGAAAACTCGGATTTAGACGGCGTGGTGACCACAGGTCCGCGCGTGGGAGTAGATTATGCAGGTGAAATCTGGAAAAATATGCCGTGGCGGTTCATGCTTAAGCCAGCGAGGTAG
- a CDS encoding BlaI/MecI/CopY family transcriptional regulator, producing the protein MKIQQLTKAEEQVMQYLWDLEKAFLKDLLEKFPEPKPHTNTISTILKVLKEKNFVDYKVFGRQHEYFPLVAREQYSGKSMKSLVKNYFEGSYRNAVSFLVEKEELSVEDLEMLLEELKNKK; encoded by the coding sequence ATGAAAATACAACAGCTTACGAAAGCAGAAGAACAGGTGATGCAGTATCTGTGGGATCTTGAGAAGGCTTTCCTTAAAGATTTGCTTGAAAAGTTTCCCGAGCCGAAACCGCACACCAACACGATCTCGACAATCCTCAAAGTTTTAAAGGAAAAGAATTTCGTCGATTATAAGGTTTTTGGCCGCCAGCACGAATATTTTCCGTTGGTAGCGCGTGAGCAGTACAGCGGAAAATCAATGAAAAGCCTGGTGAAAAACTATTTCGAAGGCTCTTACCGCAACGCGGTTTCATTCCTGGTTGAAAAAGAAGAACTCAGCGTCGAAGATCTCGAGATGCTGCTTGAAGAACTCAAAAACAAAAAATAA
- a CDS encoding AI-2E family transporter, translating into MQKLFEKINIQKALLFLSLITILIILVELKYFLSGFLAAVTLYVLTRKFYHRLTEVKKWKKNLAISLIIFLIIITFAVPLWIILEILIPKINEFVSDRQAIVEKYTAVRTFLENNKYLKSFDFHLTNEQILQIVNRVISYIPSTLNWLGQTFANIFVALFILYFMLRQSRPMEQKFKELLPLSRDSKKYFIHENAALIRSNAYGIPVLGFSQGVIAIIGYYIFGVDNAIFWGLLTGAASIVPVVGTMLIYLPISVYQIASGDVSGGLMLGAYCLVLVGGIDNVLRFTLLKKTADIHPLITVFGVLLGLQIFGVMGLVFGPVLLSLPGILYRMFEMERSFKNLEEHRNETAEN; encoded by the coding sequence ATGCAGAAACTCTTTGAAAAAATCAATATACAGAAAGCACTGCTTTTTCTATCGCTGATCACCATTCTCATCATTTTGGTGGAACTGAAATATTTCCTCTCAGGGTTTTTAGCCGCAGTTACGCTGTATGTGCTCACGCGCAAGTTTTACCACCGACTTACGGAAGTGAAGAAATGGAAGAAAAACCTTGCGATCTCACTCATTATCTTTTTGATCATTATCACATTTGCCGTACCGCTGTGGATCATTCTAGAAATCCTGATCCCGAAGATTAACGAGTTTGTCAGCGACCGACAGGCTATTGTAGAAAAATACACCGCCGTACGCACCTTCCTCGAAAACAACAAATACCTTAAAAGTTTTGATTTCCACTTAACCAATGAACAGATCCTGCAAATCGTTAACCGCGTCATTTCTTACATTCCTTCAACGCTAAACTGGCTTGGACAAACATTTGCCAACATTTTTGTGGCTTTGTTTATCCTATATTTCATGTTGCGGCAATCACGCCCGATGGAGCAGAAATTCAAGGAACTGCTGCCATTATCGCGCGACAGTAAAAAATATTTCATTCATGAAAATGCTGCTCTAATTCGCTCCAATGCCTACGGCATCCCGGTGCTCGGTTTCAGCCAGGGCGTTATAGCGATCATCGGATATTATATCTTCGGGGTGGATAATGCCATTTTCTGGGGTTTGCTTACCGGCGCGGCCTCTATTGTCCCTGTCGTAGGTACCATGCTTATCTATCTGCCGATTAGCGTGTATCAGATCGCCAGTGGTGATGTGAGCGGCGGCCTGATGCTGGGGGCCTACTGTCTCGTGCTTGTGGGTGGGATTGATAATGTCCTCAGATTTACACTTCTAAAGAAAACAGCCGACATTCACCCTTTGATTACCGTGTTCGGGGTCTTGTTAGGGTTACAGATTTTCGGCGTGATGGGTTTGGTTTTCGGGCCGGTTTTACTCTCTCTGCCTGGAATTCTTTATAGAATGTTTGAAATGGAAAGAAGTTTTAAAAATCTCGAAGAACACAGGAATGAAACCGCGGAAAATTAA
- a CDS encoding M56 family metallopeptidase — translation MEALLYFGKVILASGVMFLYYQLFLKDRTFHHYNRFYLLGILVLSVLLPLMKVSYFTIEVNSGIYLLLNALSKTNSNTDLSHDFFNSEFFIYSAGLVSVFFLLRFAYSIWRIAELKKQYPKKTFESISFYQTDLEEAPFSFFRNLFWKDSILIQSDLGRQILKHEIVHMEQKHSFDRVLAEVITALFWFNPFFYLIRKEISLIHEYLADHKTIQHSDTAAFARMLLGSAFSGKPLPATSPLLSSNLKKRLKMLQKPKTKFSYVRRIAALPLVFVLTFMYMVNAENKQINLTNQQLEGYAQVVNDTIIAPPPVPEFPVVPNLRAEHKVLKAKSKEARKISQQIQKTNAVLARLKSKNKVESTAFKRFEKKMNRLGEEMNRVYQNEEFKNAFKVYSAQVFNAENIVGISSPYYQSEEFKRKIKEAQEKAHRTDIMVNSAEFRNRLREAEKRAKDAADQINSPAFQLKIRETELRAKEMEQKVNAPEFQSKLKNAAQEAKEAARRATEANLLRGKAEEDVIYYLDGKTISKAEMDKIEPKNIESMHVYKKDGRGEIHITSKK, via the coding sequence ATGGAAGCGCTGCTCTATTTCGGAAAAGTAATTCTCGCCTCAGGTGTAATGTTTTTGTACTATCAATTGTTCTTAAAGGACAGGACTTTCCACCACTACAACCGGTTCTATCTGCTCGGGATTCTGGTACTGAGTGTGCTGTTGCCGCTGATGAAAGTATCTTATTTTACCATTGAAGTAAACAGCGGTATTTATCTGTTATTAAACGCTTTAAGCAAGACTAATTCAAACACCGATTTAAGTCATGATTTCTTTAATTCTGAATTTTTTATTTACAGTGCTGGACTGGTTTCTGTGTTCTTTCTGCTAAGATTTGCATATAGTATCTGGCGGATCGCTGAGCTTAAGAAACAATATCCAAAGAAGACTTTTGAAAGCATCAGCTTTTACCAGACCGACTTGGAAGAAGCGCCGTTTTCATTTTTCCGGAATCTATTCTGGAAAGATTCTATCCTTATACAGTCGGACCTTGGTCGGCAAATCCTGAAGCACGAGATCGTGCATATGGAGCAGAAACACTCCTTTGACCGGGTTTTGGCTGAAGTCATCACTGCCCTTTTCTGGTTCAACCCTTTCTTTTACCTGATTCGAAAAGAAATCTCATTAATCCACGAATACCTCGCGGACCATAAAACCATTCAGCATTCGGACACGGCAGCATTTGCGCGGATGCTGCTGGGCAGCGCGTTTTCCGGAAAACCGCTTCCCGCCACGAGTCCGCTGCTGAGTTCTAACCTCAAAAAACGATTAAAAATGTTACAGAAACCTAAAACCAAGTTCAGCTATGTGCGCAGGATCGCGGCTTTGCCACTTGTTTTCGTACTTACCTTTATGTATATGGTAAATGCGGAGAATAAACAAATCAATCTCACCAATCAACAGCTCGAAGGATATGCACAAGTTGTGAATGACACCATTATCGCTCCTCCACCAGTACCAGAATTTCCTGTGGTGCCGAATCTACGGGCAGAGCATAAAGTTTTGAAGGCAAAAAGTAAAGAAGCCCGTAAAATCAGCCAGCAAATACAGAAAACAAATGCTGTACTTGCCAGACTGAAGTCTAAAAATAAGGTAGAAAGTACGGCATTCAAAAGGTTTGAGAAGAAAATGAATCGGCTGGGTGAAGAAATGAACCGGGTCTATCAAAATGAGGAATTTAAAAATGCATTCAAAGTTTATAGTGCACAAGTTTTTAACGCTGAAAATATTGTCGGAATCTCCAGTCCATACTATCAGTCTGAAGAATTTAAACGTAAAATTAAAGAAGCACAGGAAAAAGCCCACAGAACAGACATTATGGTAAATTCCGCCGAATTCAGGAACCGCCTCCGTGAGGCTGAGAAAAGAGCCAAAGACGCAGCAGACCAAATCAACTCGCCCGCTTTTCAATTAAAGATCAGGGAAACTGAACTCCGTGCGAAGGAAATGGAACAGAAGGTGAACGCGCCGGAATTTCAGTCGAAACTCAAAAACGCAGCACAGGAAGCTAAGGAAGCTGCCCGCCGGGCGACGGAAGCCAACCTGCTGCGCGGTAAAGCCGAAGAGGATGTGATTTACTATCTGGACGGAAAAACGATATCGAAGGCAGAGATGGACAAAATAGAGCCTAAAAACATTGAATCGATGCACGTCTATAAAAAAGATGGCAGAGGCGAAATCCACATTACAAGCAAAAAATAA
- a CDS encoding TIGR00266 family protein: MNNHEIDYKIHGEEMQCVEIELDPNESVISEPGSFMMMTDGIQMQTMFGDGNEKGFMGKIFSAGKRMLTGENLFMTVFTNVSSGKRQVSFAAPYSGKIIALDLSELGGKVICQKDSFLCAAKGVSVGVELQRKLGTGLFGGEGFIMQKLEGDGMTFVHSGGHVIEKTLQPGEILKIDTGCIVAFTKEVDYDIQFVGGIKNTIFGGEGLFFAQLRGPGKVWIQTLPISRLAGRILQFGNSKKGEEGSMLGGLGRMLDGDGF, from the coding sequence ATGAACAACCACGAAATCGACTACAAAATTCACGGCGAAGAAATGCAGTGCGTAGAAATAGAACTTGATCCTAATGAAAGTGTAATCTCCGAACCCGGCAGTTTCATGATGATGACCGATGGAATACAGATGCAGACCATGTTCGGTGATGGCAACGAAAAAGGGTTCATGGGCAAAATCTTCTCGGCCGGAAAAAGGATGCTTACAGGCGAAAATCTCTTCATGACTGTATTTACAAACGTTTCTTCCGGAAAAAGACAGGTGTCGTTTGCAGCGCCGTATTCGGGTAAAATCATCGCACTCGATCTGTCTGAACTCGGCGGAAAAGTGATTTGTCAGAAAGACTCATTTTTGTGTGCGGCCAAAGGTGTTTCAGTGGGAGTTGAGTTGCAGCGCAAGCTCGGGACCGGACTTTTCGGTGGTGAAGGTTTCATCATGCAGAAACTCGAAGGCGACGGCATGACCTTCGTGCACAGCGGCGGACACGTAATCGAAAAAACCTTACAACCCGGCGAAATCCTGAAGATCGACACCGGTTGTATCGTAGCATTTACCAAGGAGGTAGATTATGATATCCAGTTCGTAGGCGGCATCAAAAATACCATTTTCGGAGGTGAAGGCTTGTTCTTTGCACAGCTTCGCGGCCCGGGGAAAGTTTGGATTCAAACGCTGCCAATTTCCAGGCTCGCCGGACGAATCCTACAGTTCGGCAACAGCAAAAAAGGCGAGGAAGGCAGTATGCTGGGTGGTCTCGGCCGTATGTTGGATGGTGATGGTTTCTAA
- the typA gene encoding translational GTPase TypA, which produces MQNIRNIAIIAHVDHGKTTLVDKIIHATNIFRENQESGELIMDNNDLERERGITILSKNISVTYKDTKINVIDTPGHADFGGEVERVLKMADGVVLLVDAFEGPMPQTRFVLQKALELGLKPMVVINKVDKPNCRPDEVHDQVFDLFFNLDATEEQLDFPTFYGSSKQGWFNTSLEPTDSILPLLDGILKYVPEPKVEEGNLQMQIVSLDYSSFLGRIAIGKVIRGSLKESQWIGLAQDGDKITKGKVKELYVFEGLGKKKVSEVQAGDICAVVGFDAFQIGDSFVDMENPEPLPRTSIDEPTLNMTFSINNSPFFGKDGKYVTSNHLKERLEKELEKNLALRVEQTGDANTFLVFGRGILHLSVLIETMRREGYEMTIGQPQVILREIDGESCEPYESLVVDVPEEFASRVIDLATQRKGDLHIMETKGEMQHMEFEIPSRGLIGLRSQMLTATAGEAIMAHRFTEYKPFKGAIPGRNNGVLISKTQGPATEYSINKLQDRGKFFVDPGEEVYAGMIVGEQNKPGDLVVNIVEAKQLNNMRAAGKDKDTGVAPKILFSLEECMEYIQADEAIEVTPNFIRMRKKVLSEEERKRIERVAKG; this is translated from the coding sequence ATGCAAAACATTAGAAATATCGCAATCATTGCGCACGTTGACCACGGCAAGACCACACTGGTTGACAAAATCATCCACGCGACCAATATCTTCCGCGAAAACCAGGAATCAGGTGAACTGATTATGGATAACAACGACCTTGAACGTGAACGTGGTATCACCATTCTTTCAAAGAACATTTCCGTTACTTATAAAGATACGAAGATCAACGTTATTGATACGCCCGGTCACGCCGATTTCGGTGGTGAGGTAGAGCGTGTACTTAAAATGGCTGATGGCGTGGTACTGCTGGTTGACGCCTTCGAAGGGCCGATGCCACAAACCCGCTTCGTACTTCAGAAAGCCCTTGAGCTTGGCCTGAAGCCGATGGTAGTCATCAACAAAGTAGATAAACCAAACTGCCGTCCCGACGAGGTGCATGATCAGGTTTTCGACCTGTTCTTCAACTTGGACGCGACTGAAGAGCAGCTGGACTTCCCTACCTTCTACGGTTCCTCCAAACAGGGCTGGTTCAACACCTCTCTGGAGCCTACAGACAGCATTCTACCATTGCTTGACGGTATCCTGAAATATGTACCGGAACCTAAAGTGGAAGAAGGCAACCTGCAGATGCAAATCGTTTCGCTTGACTATTCCTCTTTCCTTGGCCGTATCGCGATCGGAAAGGTGATCCGTGGTAGCCTTAAAGAGAGCCAGTGGATCGGTCTGGCGCAGGATGGCGACAAGATCACCAAAGGTAAAGTGAAAGAACTGTATGTATTTGAAGGCCTTGGTAAGAAGAAAGTATCTGAAGTGCAAGCGGGCGACATCTGTGCCGTGGTAGGTTTCGATGCCTTCCAGATCGGTGATTCATTCGTGGATATGGAAAATCCTGAACCATTGCCAAGAACCTCCATTGATGAGCCTACGCTGAACATGACGTTCTCTATCAACAATTCGCCATTCTTCGGGAAAGATGGTAAATATGTGACCAGCAACCACCTTAAGGAAAGGCTTGAAAAAGAATTAGAGAAAAACCTTGCACTGCGTGTAGAACAGACCGGAGATGCCAACACCTTCCTTGTATTCGGTCGTGGCATCCTGCACCTTTCGGTGTTGATTGAAACGATGCGCCGTGAAGGGTATGAAATGACGATCGGCCAGCCGCAGGTGATCCTAAGAGAAATCGACGGTGAAAGCTGCGAGCCTTACGAATCGCTTGTAGTTGACGTGCCGGAAGAGTTCGCCTCACGTGTGATTGACCTGGCTACACAAAGAAAAGGCGACCTTCACATCATGGAAACCAAAGGAGAGATGCAACACATGGAATTTGAGATCCCTTCCAGAGGTCTGATCGGACTGCGTTCCCAAATGCTTACCGCTACTGCCGGTGAAGCCATCATGGCGCACCGTTTTACAGAATACAAACCGTTCAAAGGTGCTATCCCGGGACGTAACAATGGTGTACTCATCAGCAAGACGCAGGGACCTGCCACCGAATATTCTATCAACAAACTTCAAGACCGCGGCAAGTTCTTCGTGGATCCGGGTGAAGAAGTGTACGCAGGGATGATTGTGGGCGAACAGAACAAGCCTGGCGACCTGGTGGTGAACATCGTGGAAGCCAAGCAGCTCAACAACATGCGTGCGGCAGGTAAGGATAAAGATACCGGTGTAGCGCCGAAGATCCTGTTCTCGCTCGAAGAATGCATGGAATACATCCAAGCCGATGAAGCAATTGAAGTAACGCCAAACTTCATCAGAATGCGTAAGAAAGTCCTTTCAGAGGAAGAGAGAAAACGTATTGAAAGAGTGGCTAAAGGATAA
- a CDS encoding NADPH-dependent FMN reductase: protein MAKKIAVLVGSLRKESYNRRIANEMIRLADGKLDMEIVEIGHLPLYNEDLDHNPPQEWIDFRDEIKSADGILVVSPEYNRTIPGALKNAIDVGSRPYGSSAWPGKPGAVVTSSVSALGGLAANHHIRQAFVFVDVPLMQQPEAYIGNASQLFKHDGNTLVEDTQTFLQSFVDAFQQWVEKF, encoded by the coding sequence ATGGCAAAGAAAATAGCAGTGCTGGTAGGATCGCTACGCAAAGAATCCTACAACAGAAGAATCGCCAACGAAATGATTCGGCTGGCGGACGGTAAACTAGATATGGAGATCGTTGAGATCGGTCACCTGCCGCTTTACAATGAAGACTTGGACCACAATCCACCACAGGAATGGATAGATTTCCGGGACGAGATAAAATCCGCAGACGGTATTCTCGTTGTATCACCGGAGTATAACCGAACGATTCCGGGTGCCCTGAAAAACGCGATTGACGTTGGCTCACGTCCATACGGCAGTTCGGCCTGGCCAGGGAAACCCGGTGCCGTGGTGACATCCTCTGTCAGTGCTTTAGGTGGTTTGGCCGCCAATCATCATATCCGCCAGGCGTTTGTGTTTGTGGATGTGCCCCTGATGCAGCAGCCCGAAGCCTACATTGGCAACGCTTCGCAACTTTTTAAACATGATGGTAATACACTTGTGGAAGATACACAGACGTTCCTGCAAAGTTTTGTAGATGCATTCCAGCAATGGGTTGAAAAATTTTAG